In a single window of the Serratia quinivorans genome:
- the hiuH gene encoding 5-hydroxyisourate hydrolase precursor produces the protein MSNISTHILDTSLGKPAAGVRVWLEHEQDGLWRTLAESQTDADGRARDLTSDSLLAGHYRLSADLGAYFTRDLRETLYATAIIDFVIRDAAQHYHLPLLISPYSYSTYRGS, from the coding sequence ATGAGTAATATCAGCACCCATATTCTGGACACCTCACTCGGTAAGCCCGCTGCGGGCGTGCGGGTGTGGTTGGAACACGAACAGGACGGGTTATGGCGAACCCTGGCAGAAAGCCAGACCGATGCTGACGGCCGCGCGCGTGATCTAACCTCTGACAGTCTGCTTGCCGGACATTACCGCCTGTCTGCCGATCTCGGCGCTTACTTTACCCGTGACCTGCGTGAAACGCTGTACGCCACGGCAATTATCGATTTCGTTATTCGGGATGCGGCGCAGCATTACCATTTACCGCTGCTCATCAGCCCATATTCTTACTCGACCTACCGGGGCAGTTAG
- the tcyB gene encoding L-cystine transport system permease protein tcyB, with translation MTYQLNFPALWPYLPELLAGLLTTIELTALATLIGVALGICGAAIRSGKANLVSRVWGIYVEVVRNTPFVVQLFFIVFGLPSLGWKLTAGQAALLAMVINLGAYSTEIIRAGIQVTPKGQWEAGRVLGLSRSQTFLRIVLPPSLQRIYPALVSQCIIVMLGSSVVSQVSFEELTFAANLIQSRTFLSFEVYLVTALFYLLLSILMRQLLLAAGRRFLGSQG, from the coding sequence ATGACCTATCAGCTGAACTTTCCCGCCCTGTGGCCTTACCTGCCCGAGTTGCTGGCCGGTTTGTTGACCACCATTGAGCTGACGGCTCTGGCCACGTTGATCGGGGTGGCGCTGGGGATTTGCGGTGCGGCGATCCGCAGCGGCAAGGCTAACCTGGTTAGTCGCGTTTGGGGCATTTACGTTGAGGTGGTACGCAACACGCCGTTCGTGGTGCAACTGTTCTTCATCGTCTTCGGCCTGCCGAGCCTGGGCTGGAAACTGACCGCCGGGCAGGCGGCGCTGCTGGCGATGGTGATTAACCTGGGGGCCTACAGCACCGAGATTATCCGTGCCGGTATTCAGGTGACGCCGAAAGGCCAGTGGGAGGCCGGCAGGGTGCTGGGGCTCAGCCGTAGCCAGACGTTTTTGCGTATCGTGCTGCCGCCGTCGCTGCAGCGGATTTATCCGGCGTTGGTCAGCCAGTGCATTATCGTCATGCTGGGGTCATCGGTGGTGTCGCAGGTGTCGTTTGAAGAGTTGACCTTCGCCGCCAACCTGATCCAGTCGCGCACCTTCCTCAGTTTTGAGGTGTATCTGGTGACGGCGCTGTTTTACCTGTTGTTATCGATACTGATGCGCCAGCTGTTGCTGGCCGCCGGACGCCGTTTTCTGGGGAGCCAAGGCTGA
- the glnQ_2 gene encoding Glutamine transport ATP-binding protein GlnQ: MPLITINQVQKYYGQNHVLKGVDLDIDMGQVISIIGRSGSGKSTLLRCINGLEGYQEGSIKLGGMTVTDRDSQAREISRSIGMVFQNFNLFPHMTALENVMLAPRRVLKKSPAECRELAEEMLNKVGLAERMHYSPANLSGGQQQRVAIARALAMNPKVLLCDEITSALDPELVGEVLKVLEQLAKEGMTLILVTHEMNFAREVGDRVVFMHQGKVWEQGDSRTLFANPQTQELKQFIASVRGLSEN; the protein is encoded by the coding sequence ATGCCGCTCATCACAATTAATCAGGTTCAAAAATATTACGGTCAGAACCATGTACTGAAGGGCGTGGATCTGGATATCGATATGGGCCAGGTGATTTCGATCATCGGCCGTAGCGGCTCCGGAAAAAGTACATTGTTACGCTGCATCAACGGGCTGGAAGGTTATCAGGAAGGCAGTATCAAACTGGGTGGTATGACTGTGACCGATCGCGATTCGCAGGCGCGTGAAATCAGCCGCTCCATTGGCATGGTATTCCAGAACTTCAATTTATTCCCGCACATGACCGCGCTGGAGAACGTGATGCTGGCGCCGCGTCGGGTGCTAAAGAAAAGCCCGGCCGAATGCCGCGAGCTGGCGGAAGAGATGTTGAACAAGGTTGGGTTGGCTGAGCGCATGCATTACTCACCGGCTAACCTTTCCGGCGGCCAGCAGCAACGGGTGGCGATTGCCCGGGCGCTGGCGATGAACCCGAAAGTGTTGCTGTGTGACGAAATTACCTCGGCGTTGGATCCTGAACTGGTGGGCGAAGTGCTGAAAGTGCTGGAACAGCTGGCCAAAGAGGGCATGACGCTGATCCTGGTGACCCATGAAATGAACTTTGCCCGCGAGGTCGGCGACCGGGTGGTGTTTATGCACCAGGGCAAGGTATGGGAGCAGGGCGATAGCCGCACGCTGTTCGCCAATCCACAAACGCAGGAATTAAAACAATTTATTGCTTCGGTCCGCGGTTTGTCTGAGAACTGA
- the fliY_2 gene encoding Sulfate starvation-induced protein 7: protein MNFKKIGVVALGAVLLMAQAASAMADQLQEIQQRGVLRVAVPQDFPPFGSVGTDLQPQGYDIDMAQYLADKMKLKLQLVPVTSANRVPYLQTNKVDLVISSLGKNAEREKAIAFSRTYAPFFLGVFGPKESVLADATQLNGKTIGVTRGAVEDMVLSDTAPKGTQIKRYEDNNTTLSAYLSGQVQYIATGNLVVSAIARQNPSKAPVAKFMLKDSPCYVGLRLGEPALQAKVDQLIEQALKDNTLNGLSEKWLKAPLPADFGA, encoded by the coding sequence ATGAACTTCAAGAAAATCGGCGTAGTGGCATTAGGTGCAGTGCTGTTGATGGCTCAGGCCGCTTCGGCGATGGCGGATCAACTGCAGGAAATCCAGCAGCGCGGCGTGTTGCGGGTAGCGGTACCCCAGGACTTCCCGCCGTTCGGCTCCGTGGGCACCGATCTGCAACCGCAGGGTTATGACATCGATATGGCGCAGTATCTGGCCGACAAGATGAAACTTAAGTTGCAGCTGGTGCCGGTCACCAGCGCCAACCGCGTACCTTATCTGCAGACCAACAAGGTTGATTTGGTGATTTCCAGCCTGGGCAAAAATGCGGAACGCGAGAAGGCAATCGCCTTCAGCCGCACCTATGCGCCGTTCTTCCTGGGCGTATTTGGTCCGAAAGAATCGGTGCTGGCGGACGCCACGCAGCTGAATGGTAAAACCATCGGCGTGACGCGCGGTGCGGTGGAAGACATGGTGCTGAGCGACACCGCGCCAAAGGGCACGCAGATCAAGCGCTATGAAGACAATAACACCACGCTGTCGGCCTATCTGTCCGGTCAGGTGCAATACATCGCTACCGGCAATCTGGTGGTGAGCGCCATAGCACGGCAGAACCCGAGCAAGGCACCGGTGGCCAAATTTATGCTGAAAGATTCACCCTGCTATGTGGGGCTGCGTCTGGGTGAACCGGCGTTGCAAGCGAAAGTGGACCAACTGATTGAACAGGCATTGAAGGATAACACCCTTAATGGCCTGTCCGAGAAATGGCTCAAAGCACCGCTGCCTGCCGACTTCGGCGCATAA
- the ramA_2 gene encoding (R)-stereoselective amidase, with protein MSTLKITLLQQPLVWRDGEANLRHFDELLAPLSGRDLIVLPEMFTTGFAMDAGESALPEQQVVDWLHGWASKSNALVGGSVALKTAEGAVNRFLLVEPNGRVHAYDKRHLFRMAGEHLHYQAGKKREIFEWRGWRILPQICYDLRFPVWSRYQQDYDLALYVANWPAPRSKHWQTLLAARAIENQVYVAGCNRVGEDGNGLNYSGDSLILSPQGETLAQVEPGAAARLDAELSLENLQSYRSAFPAWRDADSFLRHD; from the coding sequence ATGTCGACTTTAAAAATTACCCTGTTGCAGCAACCCCTGGTTTGGCGTGATGGCGAAGCCAACCTGCGGCATTTTGATGAGCTGTTGGCGCCATTAAGCGGCCGCGATTTGATTGTACTGCCGGAGATGTTTACCACCGGTTTTGCCATGGATGCCGGAGAAAGCGCACTGCCGGAACAACAGGTTGTCGACTGGCTGCACGGTTGGGCGAGCAAAAGTAACGCTCTGGTCGGCGGCAGCGTGGCGCTGAAAACCGCCGAAGGCGCGGTTAACCGTTTCCTGCTGGTGGAGCCGAACGGCCGGGTACATGCCTATGATAAGCGCCACCTGTTCCGCATGGCCGGTGAGCACCTGCACTATCAGGCAGGCAAAAAACGTGAAATTTTCGAATGGCGCGGCTGGCGCATTCTGCCGCAGATCTGCTACGACCTGCGCTTCCCGGTGTGGTCACGCTATCAGCAGGATTACGATCTGGCGCTGTACGTTGCCAACTGGCCGGCCCCGCGCAGTAAACACTGGCAAACGCTGTTGGCCGCTCGCGCCATCGAGAATCAGGTATATGTGGCCGGTTGTAACCGCGTCGGCGAAGACGGTAACGGCCTGAACTACAGCGGTGACAGCCTGATCCTCAGCCCGCAGGGGGAAACACTGGCCCAGGTGGAACCCGGTGCCGCCGCACGGCTGGACGCCGAACTGTCGCTGGAAAATCTGCAAAGCTACCGCAGCGCCTTCCCGGCCTGGCGTGATGCCGACAGCTTCCTGCGCCACGATTAA
- the yecS_3 gene encoding Inner membrane amino-acid ABC transporter permease protein yecS, producing the protein MLTFTDWDIVRNLLLAARWTLLLSLTAFLGGTLVTLPLLLLRLSKRKWALRFVRGYSELFQGTPLLMQLFLAFFGLALFGIDVSPWTAAALALTLFTSAFLVDIWSGSIAALPKGQWEASRCLGLSFGQTLVRVIVPQAVRIAIAPTVGFSVQVIKGTALASIIGFVELTKAGTMLNNVTYQPFKVFGLVALGYFLMCYPLSRYSHYLEKKFHAAHHN; encoded by the coding sequence ATGCTGACTTTTACCGACTGGGACATTGTGCGCAACCTGCTGTTGGCGGCACGCTGGACCTTACTGCTGTCGCTGACGGCATTTTTGGGCGGCACCCTGGTGACGCTGCCGCTGTTATTGCTGCGCCTGAGTAAGCGTAAGTGGGCGCTGCGGTTTGTTCGCGGTTATTCCGAGCTGTTTCAGGGTACGCCGCTGCTGATGCAGCTGTTCCTGGCCTTTTTTGGGCTGGCATTGTTCGGCATTGATGTGAGTCCCTGGACCGCGGCCGCGTTGGCGCTGACGTTATTCACCAGCGCTTTTCTGGTGGATATCTGGTCCGGCAGCATCGCCGCATTGCCGAAAGGCCAGTGGGAAGCGTCGCGCTGTCTGGGGCTGAGTTTTGGCCAGACGTTGGTGCGGGTCATTGTGCCGCAGGCCGTGCGCATCGCCATTGCACCTACCGTCGGCTTTTCGGTTCAGGTGATCAAGGGGACCGCATTGGCGTCGATCATCGGTTTTGTCGAACTGACCAAGGCCGGCACCATGCTGAACAACGTCACTTATCAACCCTTTAAAGTTTTCGGTCTGGTCGCGCTGGGCTATTTCCTGATGTGTTATCCGCTGTCGCGCTACAGTCATTATCTGGAGAAGAAATTCCATGCCGCTCATCACAATTAA
- the uao gene encoding Uric acid degradation bifunctional protein, with product MSLQRFNQLPEAQAELLLRSCVDIAAWIAAVVVARPFSSVDAALAVAWQAALRWQPEEVSQALAQHPRIGEGAKGQGQEARFSQREQAAVNAQDAELSEALRVGNQRYEQQFGQVFLIRAAGRDGQSILRELQRRLNNSAEQERQETAEQLREITMLRFKELLSDE from the coding sequence ATGAGTCTGCAGCGATTTAATCAGTTACCGGAGGCGCAAGCGGAGCTGTTACTACGGTCCTGCGTGGATATTGCGGCCTGGATTGCGGCGGTGGTGGTAGCGCGGCCATTCAGCAGTGTTGATGCCGCGCTGGCGGTGGCCTGGCAAGCGGCGTTGCGTTGGCAACCGGAAGAGGTCAGCCAGGCACTGGCCCAGCACCCGCGTATCGGCGAAGGTGCCAAAGGCCAGGGGCAAGAGGCGCGGTTTTCGCAGCGTGAACAAGCGGCGGTCAATGCGCAGGATGCAGAGCTGAGCGAAGCGCTGCGGGTCGGCAATCAACGCTATGAACAGCAATTTGGTCAGGTATTTTTGATCCGTGCCGCCGGTCGCGACGGCCAGAGCATTCTGCGCGAGTTGCAACGGCGATTGAATAACAGTGCGGAACAGGAACGGCAGGAAACGGCGGAGCAACTGCGTGAAATCACGATGCTGCGTTTTAAGGAGCTACTGAGCGATGAGTAA
- the ybdL_2 gene encoding Methionine aminotransferase — protein sequence MSTSALIPESKLPALGTTIFTQMSALAAQHQAINLSQGFPDFDGPDYLKERLAWHVSQGANQYAPMTGVAPLREAIAEKTAALYGWLPDATNEVTITAGATEALFAAISALVRPGDEVVCFDPSYDSYAPAVTLSGGTLKRIALQPPAFSVDWQQFGELLSPRTRLVILNTPHNPSATAWQAEDMQQLWHAISDREIYVLSDEVYEHICFARGGHTSVLAHPQLRQRAIAVSSFGKTFHMTGWKVGYCVAPAALSAEVRKVHQYLTFSVNTPAQLALADMLRSEPEHWQQLSAFYRAKRDRFVQALSSSRLEILPCEGTYFLLADYSAVSDLDDVAFCHWLTEHVGVAAIPLSVFCADPFPHKLIRLCFAKQDATLDAAAERLCRL from the coding sequence ATGAGCACTTCAGCACTGATCCCCGAAAGTAAACTACCCGCGCTGGGCACCACCATTTTCACCCAGATGAGTGCGCTGGCGGCGCAGCATCAGGCAATCAACCTGTCGCAGGGCTTCCCCGATTTCGATGGCCCGGACTACCTGAAAGAACGTCTGGCCTGGCATGTCAGCCAGGGGGCGAACCAATATGCTCCGATGACCGGCGTTGCCCCACTGCGCGAAGCCATCGCCGAGAAAACCGCGGCTCTGTACGGCTGGCTACCGGACGCCACTAACGAAGTCACCATCACGGCGGGTGCCACTGAGGCACTGTTCGCCGCCATCAGCGCCCTGGTGCGCCCCGGTGATGAAGTTGTCTGTTTTGATCCCAGCTACGACAGCTATGCGCCGGCGGTGACCTTATCCGGTGGCACGCTAAAACGCATTGCGCTGCAGCCCCCGGCGTTCAGCGTCGACTGGCAACAGTTCGGCGAGTTGCTGTCACCACGCACCCGACTGGTGATCCTCAATACGCCGCACAATCCTTCTGCTACTGCCTGGCAGGCGGAAGATATGCAGCAACTGTGGCACGCCATTAGCGATCGCGAAATCTACGTGCTGAGTGATGAAGTCTACGAACACATTTGTTTCGCCAGGGGCGGCCACACCAGCGTCCTGGCTCACCCGCAGCTGCGCCAGCGCGCCATCGCGGTGTCCTCTTTCGGCAAGACCTTTCACATGACCGGCTGGAAAGTGGGTTACTGCGTGGCCCCGGCAGCGCTGAGCGCGGAAGTGCGCAAGGTGCATCAGTACCTGACCTTCTCGGTCAATACCCCGGCCCAGTTGGCGCTGGCGGATATGCTGCGCAGCGAGCCTGAACACTGGCAACAGCTGTCGGCATTTTACCGCGCCAAGCGCGATCGTTTTGTACAGGCGCTGTCCAGCAGTCGACTGGAAATTTTGCCCTGCGAAGGTACATACTTCTTACTGGCAGATTACAGCGCCGTTTCCGATTTGGACGACGTGGCGTTCTGCCATTGGTTAACCGAGCACGTAGGCGTGGCGGCGATCCCGCTGTCGGTCTTCTGTGCCGATCCTTTCCCCCATAAATTGATCCGGCTGTGCTTCGCTAAACAGGATGCCACGCTGGATGCGGCTGCGGAGCGGTTATGTCGACTTTAA
- a CDS encoding Predicted enolase-phosphatase produces the protein MIRAIVTDIEGTTSDICFVHQVLFPYARERLATFLRLHAEDAEVAAPLTALRQELDQPQADIEQLIAALYRFMDEDRKSTALKALQGIIWRSGYQNGDFRGHLYPEVAGQLAVWQQQGLKLYVYSSGSVEAQKLLFGYSDAGDLQPLFSGYFDTHVGAKRETASYLNIAGKIGIAADELLFLSDIHQELDAARAAGWHTCQLIRDEADSQSQHPQVNRFDQIDLGEFAS, from the coding sequence ATGATCCGCGCCATCGTTACCGACATTGAAGGTACCACCAGCGATATCTGTTTCGTTCATCAGGTGCTGTTCCCTTACGCACGTGAACGCCTGGCCACCTTTCTCCGTCTTCACGCTGAAGATGCCGAAGTCGCCGCGCCACTGACCGCCTTACGCCAGGAGCTTGACCAACCGCAGGCGGATATTGAGCAACTGATTGCTGCGCTGTACCGCTTTATGGACGAAGACCGCAAATCCACCGCGCTGAAGGCGCTGCAAGGTATCATCTGGCGCAGTGGTTATCAGAACGGCGATTTTCGCGGACATTTGTACCCTGAAGTGGCCGGGCAGTTAGCCGTCTGGCAGCAGCAGGGGCTGAAGCTGTACGTCTATTCTTCCGGCTCGGTAGAGGCGCAAAAGCTGCTGTTCGGCTACAGCGATGCCGGGGATCTGCAGCCATTGTTCAGCGGTTATTTCGATACTCACGTCGGTGCCAAGCGTGAAACCGCTTCGTACCTTAATATCGCGGGTAAAATCGGTATTGCAGCTGATGAACTGTTATTTCTTTCCGACATTCATCAAGAGCTGGACGCCGCGCGTGCCGCTGGTTGGCATACCTGCCAACTGATCCGCGATGAAGCCGATAGTCAAAGCCAGCATCCGCAGGTTAACCGTTTTGATCAAATCGATTTAGGGGAGTTTGCCTCATGA
- the pucG gene encoding Purine catabolism protein PucG, whose translation MLDITQFDQINPPARLLMGPGPINADPRVLRAMSSQLIGQYDPAMTGYMNQVMELYRALFRTENRWTLLVDGTSRSGIEAMLVSSIRPGDKVLVPVFGRFGHLLCEIARRCRAEVHTIEVPWGEVFSADQIEDAIKKVRPRLLLTVQGDTSTTMLQPLDQLGDICRRHGVLFYTDATASFGGNQLETDAWGLDAVSAGLQKCLGGPSGSSPVTLSPQFEEIVRRRKCVEQGIRTLDHADGEDEMIYSNYFDLGMIMDYWGPERLNHHTEATSMLFAARECARVILEEGLDNAIARHKLHGAAMLAGIQGMGLEVFGDLDNRMNNVLGVVIPQQVHGEQVRQMMLNDFAIEIGTSFGPLQGKIWRIGTMGYNARKDCVLQTLTALEAVLNRLGFASKQGEALQAAWNTYDDGSR comes from the coding sequence ATGTTAGATATCACCCAATTCGATCAGATTAATCCACCCGCCCGCCTGTTGATGGGGCCGGGGCCAATCAACGCGGATCCACGCGTGCTGCGTGCCATGTCGAGCCAGTTGATTGGTCAGTACGATCCGGCGATGACCGGTTACATGAATCAGGTCATGGAACTGTACCGCGCATTGTTCCGCACCGAAAACCGCTGGACCCTGCTGGTGGACGGCACTTCTCGCTCCGGTATAGAAGCGATGCTGGTCTCTTCCATTCGTCCAGGTGACAAGGTGCTGGTGCCGGTATTTGGTCGTTTTGGCCATCTATTGTGTGAGATAGCCCGCCGCTGCCGCGCCGAAGTCCACACCATCGAGGTACCCTGGGGCGAAGTATTCAGCGCCGACCAGATTGAAGACGCCATTAAGAAAGTACGCCCGCGCCTGCTGTTGACGGTGCAAGGCGATACCTCAACCACCATGCTACAACCGCTGGATCAACTGGGTGATATCTGTCGCCGTCACGGCGTGCTTTTTTACACCGATGCCACCGCCTCTTTTGGCGGTAACCAGCTGGAAACCGACGCCTGGGGGCTGGATGCGGTCTCCGCCGGTCTGCAGAAATGCCTGGGCGGCCCATCGGGCAGTTCGCCGGTGACGCTCAGCCCGCAGTTTGAAGAGATTGTTCGCCGTCGCAAATGCGTGGAGCAGGGTATTCGCACCCTCGATCACGCCGATGGCGAGGACGAGATGATCTACTCCAACTATTTCGATCTCGGCATGATCATGGATTACTGGGGCCCGGAGCGCCTGAACCACCATACCGAAGCCACCAGCATGCTGTTTGCCGCGCGCGAGTGCGCCAGGGTTATTCTGGAAGAAGGGCTGGATAACGCCATCGCCCGGCATAAGCTGCACGGTGCGGCCATGCTGGCCGGCATTCAGGGCATGGGGCTGGAAGTCTTCGGCGATTTGGATAACCGAATGAATAACGTGCTCGGCGTGGTGATCCCGCAGCAGGTTCATGGCGAGCAGGTACGCCAGATGATGCTGAACGACTTCGCCATTGAGATCGGCACCTCGTTCGGCCCGCTACAGGGAAAAATCTGGCGCATCGGCACCATGGGCTATAACGCGCGTAAAGACTGCGTATTGCAGACGCTGACGGCACTGGAGGCGGTGCTGAACCGGCTGGGTTTCGCCAGCAAACAGGGCGAAGCGCTGCAGGCGGCATGGAATACTTACGACGACGGCAGCCGTTGA
- the hyuC gene encoding allantoate amidohydrolase: protein MAALLTAQEAEQAAARVMARCDALAAISATPGQLTRVYLSPEHQRANQLVGDWMRTIGMKVWQDNVGNLCGRYEGQTPNAPALLLGSHLDTVRNAGRYDGMLGVLTALEVVAHLHRQQRRLPVAVEVIGFADEEGTRFSIALLGSRGISGQWPTDWLDRTDADGISVAQALREFGLDPAAVGEARRAPSDICGYLELHIEQGPCLEAADLALGVVTAINGARRLNCTFTGQAGHAGTVPMGQRKDALAAAAEWMVAVEAITSAADRHLVATVGRIESLPGAVNVIPGEVRLSLDVRGPEDGPLAALLTQLLEQAQAICTRRGLSFDSEEFYRINATACDANLQQRWQQGVMAVQGRSMALPSGAGHDAIAVAACWPVGMLFVRCDRGISHHPAEAVSQSDVALAIQAYCHTVGSWEEG, encoded by the coding sequence ATGGCCGCGCTGTTAACCGCCCAGGAGGCGGAGCAGGCCGCAGCACGGGTGATGGCCCGCTGCGATGCGCTGGCGGCGATCAGCGCCACGCCGGGCCAGTTGACGCGGGTCTACCTGTCGCCGGAACATCAGCGAGCCAACCAACTGGTCGGCGACTGGATGCGCACTATCGGCATGAAGGTCTGGCAGGACAACGTCGGCAACCTCTGCGGCCGCTATGAAGGCCAAACGCCCAATGCCCCCGCACTGCTGCTCGGTTCGCATCTGGATACGGTACGCAACGCCGGGCGCTATGACGGCATGCTCGGCGTGTTGACCGCGCTGGAAGTGGTGGCGCATTTACATCGGCAGCAGCGGCGTTTGCCGGTGGCGGTCGAGGTGATTGGCTTTGCCGATGAAGAGGGCACACGCTTTAGTATCGCCCTGTTAGGCAGTCGGGGCATTAGCGGGCAGTGGCCGACCGACTGGTTGGATCGCACCGATGCCGACGGCATCAGCGTGGCACAGGCATTACGTGAGTTTGGGCTGGATCCGGCAGCAGTCGGTGAAGCGCGGCGAGCACCCAGCGATATTTGTGGCTATCTGGAATTGCATATTGAACAGGGGCCTTGTCTGGAGGCCGCCGATCTGGCTTTGGGGGTAGTGACGGCCATTAACGGTGCCCGTCGGCTTAACTGTACCTTTACCGGCCAGGCTGGGCATGCCGGTACCGTGCCGATGGGGCAACGCAAAGACGCATTGGCGGCGGCGGCAGAATGGATGGTGGCGGTAGAGGCGATCACCTCGGCCGCCGATCGGCATCTGGTGGCGACCGTCGGCCGGATTGAAAGCCTGCCGGGAGCGGTGAATGTGATCCCCGGTGAGGTCAGGCTGTCGCTGGACGTGCGTGGGCCGGAAGATGGCCCGCTGGCGGCGTTGCTGACGCAGTTGCTGGAACAGGCGCAGGCCATCTGTACCCGTCGGGGGCTGAGTTTTGACAGTGAAGAGTTTTATCGCATAAATGCAACGGCTTGTGATGCAAATTTGCAACAACGCTGGCAGCAGGGCGTGATGGCGGTTCAGGGGCGCAGCATGGCGTTGCCGAGCGGCGCCGGGCATGATGCGATTGCCGTAGCGGCCTGTTGGCCGGTGGGTATGCTGTTTGTCCGCTGCGATCGCGGTATCAGCCACCATCCGGCCGAAGCCGTCAGCCAGTCCGATGTGGCGCTGGCGATCCAGGCTTACTGCCATACGGTTGGCAGTTGGGAGGAGGGCTGA
- a CDS encoding putative DNA-binding transcriptional regulator: MQQIDERLRGEYPQLTPQEQRVADFIFDHFDDLISYNSAELARLSGVSKATVSRLFKRLGYPSYRAMRDELRTLRQSGMPLTDNRDAVQGNTLLARHYKQEMANLTQWVNHIDAEQFNAVIAALVQARRVVLMGFRNSYPVAMHLRQQLMQVREQVLLVPQPGQTLAEELVSLSPQDVAIVVAFRRRPRQVRALLTQLQVQQVPTLLVCEPQAQALIPLANWHLAAPLDSVSAFDSYSAAMSLANLLSNALLHETLAQGRQRIHQIADLYMGLDELEQR; encoded by the coding sequence ATGCAGCAGATTGATGAACGCCTGCGCGGGGAATATCCGCAGCTCACGCCGCAGGAACAGCGGGTGGCCGATTTTATTTTCGATCACTTCGATGACCTGATCAGCTACAACAGCGCCGAGCTGGCGCGGCTGAGCGGGGTATCCAAAGCCACCGTCAGCCGCTTGTTCAAACGCCTGGGTTACCCGAGCTACCGCGCGATGCGTGACGAATTGCGCACTCTGCGCCAGAGCGGTATGCCGCTGACCGATAACCGTGACGCGGTGCAGGGCAATACCCTGTTGGCGCGCCACTACAAGCAGGAAATGGCTAACCTTACCCAGTGGGTGAACCATATTGATGCGGAGCAGTTCAACGCAGTGATTGCTGCTTTGGTACAGGCGCGGCGGGTGGTGTTAATGGGGTTTCGCAACAGCTATCCGGTGGCGATGCACCTGCGCCAGCAACTGATGCAGGTGCGAGAGCAGGTGTTACTGGTGCCGCAGCCGGGTCAGACACTGGCGGAAGAGCTGGTGAGTCTGTCCCCGCAAGATGTAGCGATAGTGGTGGCGTTTCGCCGCCGACCGCGCCAGGTGCGGGCGTTGTTGACGCAGTTGCAGGTTCAGCAGGTACCGACACTGCTGGTGTGTGAACCCCAGGCACAGGCGCTAATCCCGCTGGCTAACTGGCATCTGGCGGCACCGCTCGACAGCGTTTCCGCCTTTGACAGCTATTCCGCCGCCATGAGTCTGGCCAACCTGCTCAGCAATGCTCTGCTGCACGAGACGTTGGCGCAAGGGCGGCAACGAATTCACCAAATTGCCGATCTGTATATGGGGCTGGATGAGCTGGAGCAGCGCTGA
- the mtnB gene encoding Methylthioribulose-1-phosphate dehydratase — protein MLMTENQQLKALLSACHWIGEKGWCPATGGNMSLRLDDQHCLVTESGKDKGSLTETDFLLVETASNHVPSGRTPSAETGLHTLIYRLYPQIGAVLHTHSVNATVLSRVERSDGLVLQGYEMQKSLGGQTTHLDSVVIPILDNDQDISRLAARVAAHAEATPLQYGFLVRGHGLYCWGRQVAEARRHLEGLEFLFQCELQRRLLEAK, from the coding sequence ATGTTAATGACAGAAAATCAGCAACTTAAAGCGTTATTGTCGGCCTGTCACTGGATTGGTGAAAAGGGCTGGTGCCCGGCGACCGGTGGCAATATGTCGCTGCGTCTCGATGACCAACATTGTCTGGTCACCGAATCCGGCAAGGATAAGGGCAGCCTGACTGAAACTGACTTCCTGCTGGTGGAAACCGCCAGCAACCATGTGCCGAGCGGCCGCACGCCATCTGCGGAAACCGGTCTGCATACCCTTATTTACCGTTTGTACCCGCAGATTGGCGCGGTGCTGCATACTCATTCGGTGAATGCGACCGTGCTGTCGCGGGTTGAACGCAGCGATGGGCTGGTGTTGCAGGGCTATGAGATGCAAAAATCACTCGGTGGGCAGACTACGCATCTGGACAGCGTGGTGATCCCGATTCTCGATAACGATCAGGATATCTCGCGATTAGCGGCGCGGGTGGCGGCCCATGCCGAAGCTACACCGTTGCAGTACGGTTTTCTGGTGCGTGGCCACGGTCTGTATTGCTGGGGTCGCCAGGTCGCGGAAGCTCGTCGTCATCTTGAAGGGCTGGAATTCCTGTTCCAGTGCGAACTGCAACGCCGTTTACTGGAGGCCAAATGA